In Hippoglossus stenolepis isolate QCI-W04-F060 chromosome 20, HSTE1.2, whole genome shotgun sequence, the following are encoded in one genomic region:
- the dll4 gene encoding delta-like protein 4, whose amino-acid sequence MAAWFTFTIAFSTTLITQVLGSGVFELNLHEFKNHKGLLANGSACKPSCRTYFRICLKNYQAVVSPGDCIFGSTMTPVLGTNSFSARDSGTLPRPIQIPFNFGWPGSFSLIIEAWHSPYGNLPVDTNNPDYLISSLAIQKQLGVGTDWTQETLSAKLMELRYSYRFICNESYYGESCSKKCTPRDDRFGHYTCNRDGQLSCLPGWKGKYCEEPICLEGCSERNGNCSRPGECVCRDGWQGTFCDECKKYPACKHGTCQLPWQCNCQEGWGGLLCDQDLNFCTHHHPCVNGATCMNTGQGSYTCTCLPGFTGVNCELEMQECDSNPCRNGGICTNLESGYRCSCPQGFEGSHCEHSLLTCADSPCFHSGKCWEKDNGRSYMCECPRGYTGLNCEKRVDKCTSLPCANGGLCLIHGGMRVCSCRAGFIGQRCEININECAGNPCLNGGTCQDRINDYTCGCPAGYGGRNCERLLDECSLRPCLNGGLCTGGGGPGKPPVACICPSGFTGPRCEFFAAVTSPVTNAEIQDGFQWAAVSLAIGLVALLVLLCMVGLALRHIHRQARRERGDSETMNNLSNFQRDNLIPASQLKNTNQKIGMEVDCDSEKSNFIHKNYHLDSYNSKSKEFKDEKSQEDKSLIYDKCLEDKMPLSRMYSEKPECRISTICSSRDSMYQSVFVIAEQRRECVIATEV is encoded by the exons ATGGCAGCTTGGTTCACCTTTACCATCGCGTTCAGCACCACGTTAATAACACAG GTGTTGGGATCCGGCGTTTTTGAGCTCAACCTGCACGaatttaaaaaccacaaaggTTTGCTGGCAAACGGGAGCGCATGCAAGCCCAGCTGCAGGACTTATTTCAGGATTTGCTTGAAGAACTATCAGGCCGTGGTCTCGCCAGGTGACTGCATCTTTGGGAGTACAATGACACCGGTGCTGGGGACAAACTCTTTCAGCGCCAGGGACAGTGGCACTTTACCAAGACCCATTCAGATACCGTTCAACTTCGGCTGGCCG ggGTCATTTTCATTAATAATCGAAGCCTGGCATTCACCTTATGGAAATCTACCTGTAG ATACCAACAACCCAGACTATCTGATCAGCTCTTTGGCCATCCAAAAGCAGCTGGGTGTGGGGACCGACTGGACCCAGGAAACGCTGAGCGCAAAGCTGATGGAGCTGAGGTATTCCTACCGGTTCATCTGCAACGAAAGTTACTACGGAGAAAGTTGCTCCAAGAAATGCACGCCCCGGGACGACCGATTCGGCCACTACACCTGCAACCGAGACGGACAGCTGTCCTGTCTGCCTGGCTGGAAGGGGAAATACTGCGAAGAAC cTATCTGTCTGGAGGGCTGCAGCGAGAGGAACGGAAACTGCTCCAGACCTGGCGAGTGTGT ATGCAGAGACGGCTGGCAAGGCACGTTCTGCGACGAGTGTAAGAAGTACCCGGCCTGTAAGCACGGCACCTGCCAGCTGCCATGGCAATGTAACTGCCAGGAGGGCTGGGGAGGCCTATTATGTGACCAAG ATCTAAACTTCTGCACCCATCACCATCCCTGTGTCAATGGCGCCACCTGCATGAACACAGGCCAGGGGAGCTACACGTGTACGTGCCTGCCGGGTTTCACCGGGGTCAACTGTGAGCTGGAGATGCAGGAGTGTGACAGCAACCCCTGCAGGAACGGAGGGATATGCACA AATTTGGAGAGCGGCTACAGGTGCTCGTGTCCCCAAGGATTCGAGGGCTCCCACTGCGAGCACAGCCTGCTGACATGCGCCGATTCCCCCTGCTTCCACAGTGGCAAGTGCTGGGAGAAGGACAATGGCCGCAGCTACATGTGCGAGTGTCCCCGGGGCTACACCGGACTCAACTGTGAGAAAAGAGTGGACAAGTGCACGTCGCTTCCCTGCGCTAATG GTGGTCTGTGTCTGATCCATGGTGGCATGCGTGTGTGCAGCTGCCGTGCAGGATTTATCGGCCAGCGTTGTGAAATCAACATCAACGAGTGCGCCGGCAACCCCTGCCTCAACGGAGGCACCTGCCAAGACAGAATCAACGACTACACCTGCGGCTGCCCTGCGGGTTACGGTGGACGAAACTGCGAAAGACTCCTGGACGAGTGCTCCCTCCGCCCTTGTCTCAACGGGGGGCTCTGCACCGGTGGCGGCGGGCCGGGGAAGCCTCCCGTCGCATGCATCTGCCCCTCCGGCTTCACCGGACCCCGCTGCGAGTTCTTTGCCGCCGTGACCTCTCCAGTGACCAACGCGGAGATTCAAGATGGCTTCCAGTGGGCGGCGGTGTCTCTGGCCATTGGGCTGGTGGCTCTGCTCGTGCTGCTTTGCATGGTGGGCCTGGCTCTGAGGCACATCCACAGGCAGGCccggagggagagaggggactCGGAGACAATGAACAACCTGTCTAACTTCCAGAGGGATAACCTGATCCCGGCGTCGCAGCTGAAAAACACCAACCAGAAAATCGGAATGGAGGTGGACTGCGATTCAGAGAAATCGAACTTTATCCATAAAAACTACCACTTGGACTCGTACAACTCGAAATCGAAGGAGTTCAAGGACGAAAAGTCACAAGAGGATAAAAGTCTTATTTACGACAAGTGTTTAGAAGACAAAATGCCCTTGAGTAGAATGTACAG TGAAAAGCCAGAGTGTAGGATATCAACAATATGTTCCTCCAGAGACTCCATGTACCAGTCGGTATTTGTTATAgcggagcagaggagggaatgCGTCATAGCAACAGAG gtaTAA
- the chac1 gene encoding glutathione-specific gamma-glutamylcyclotransferase 1: MKPQDIVAGKSSSSSSSLWIFGYGSLVWKPDFKFRRSEVGYIQGYKRRFWHGDNFHRGNDELPGRVVTLIEDDDETTWGVAFEVTGSQVQESLKYLNVRETVCGGYVTKMVEFFPQGESQPPVQALVYIATTENALYLGPASPEEIGAQIALSRGKTGHNLEYLLRLAQFMRSSCPDVEDHHLFSIEAAALAVVSCLIATSSSYPLSE, translated from the exons ATGAAGCCTCAAGACATCGTCGCcgggaagagcagcagcagcagcagcagcctgtggatCTTCGGGTACGGGTCACTGGTGTGGAAGCCCGACTTCAAGTTCAGGAGGAGCGAGGTCGGTTACATTCAAGGCTACAAGAGGCGTTTCTGGCACGGCGACAACTTCCACCGCGGGAACGACGAGTTG cccgGCAGAGTGGTGACGCTGATCGAAGACGATGAC GAGACCACATGGGGTGTGGCGTTCGAGGTCACCGGCTCCCAAGTCCAGGAGTCCCTGAAGTACCTCAACGTGCGCGAGACCGTCTGCGGTGGCTACGTCACCAAGATGGTGGAATTCTTCCCTCAGGGGGAGAGCCAGCCGCCGGTCCAGGCGCTGGTGTACATCGCCACCACCGAGAACGCCCTGTACCTGGGGCCGGCCAGTCCAGAGGAGATCGGCGCCCAGATCGCCTTGAGCAGGGGGAAGACGGGCCACAACCTGGAGTACCTGCTCCGGTTGGCCCAGTTCATGAGGAGCAGCTGCCCAGATGTGGAGGACCACCACCTGTTCTCCATCGAGGCGGCAGCACTGGCAGTGGTGTCCTGTCTGATAGCAACCAGTAGTTCGTACCCTTTGTCTGAGTAG